The following are from one region of the Syngnathus acus chromosome 10, fSynAcu1.2, whole genome shotgun sequence genome:
- the stag2b gene encoding cohesin subunit SA-2 isoform X2, which yields MIAAPEIPADFPFAQDTDTQFSSDTDFSEDPDGRSSNPVKGKGGKKGKKPAGDKSKGAKGTGRINGHHQENGMENMMLFEVVKLGRSAMQSVVDDWIESYKHDRDVALLDLINFFIQCSGCKGVVSGEMFRNMQNSEIIRRMTEEFDEDSGDYPLTIAGPLWKKFKSSFCEFISVLVRQCQYSIIYDEYMMDTVISLLTGLSDSQVRAFRHTSTLAAMKLMTALVNVALNLSINMDNTQRQYEAERNKMVAKRANDRLELLLQKRKELQENQDEIENMMNAIFKGVFVHRYRDSIAEIRAICIEEIGVWMKLYSDAFLNDSYLKYVGWTMHDKQGEVRLKCLTALQGLYYNRELNARLELFTSRFKDRIVSMTLDKEYDVAVQAIKLLTLVLNSTDEVLTPEDCESVYHLVYSAHRPVAVAAGEFLYKKLFSQREPEEEGAPKRRGRQSPNANLIKTTVFFFLESELHEHAAYLVDSLWDCGPELLKDWDCMISLLLDDPLPGEEALTDRQETALIEIMLCTVRQAAECHPPVGRGTGKRVMTAKEKKTQLDDRTRMTELFAVALPPLLAKYAVDAEKVTNLLQLPQFFDLEIYTTGRLEKHLEALLRQIKEIVEKHTDTEVLETCSKTYHALCNEEFTIFNRVDIARSQLLDELVDKFNRLLEDFLQEGEDTDEDDAYQVLSTLKRITAFHNAHDLSGWDLFTSNFKLLNTGIENGDMPEQIVIHSLQCTHYVILWQLAKLSEGSSRKEDMVTLRKQMRAFCMMCQRYLTNVNTAVKEQAFTILCDLLLIFSHQMVAGGREHLEPLVYSPEDSLQSELLSFILNHVFIDQDDDTNSTDGQQDDEAVKIEALHKRRNLLAGYCKLIIYCVVEMKTGADIFKQYMRYYNDYGDIIKETMSKTRQIDKIQCAKTLILSLQQLFNEMLSELGHGFDRSSSAFCGIKELARRFSLTFGLDQVKTRDAIAMLHKDGIEFSFKDPSPQGEGGPPLNLAFLDILSEFSSKLMRQDKRTVHMYLERFMTFQMALQREDCWLPLISYRNSLQAGGDDDTMSVMSGYSSRGSSVRSKKTKAPAASTGTSAAKRKLPEESSSSEVWQQGIQTPVMLSSPHHTSTAMRDPKRVRDDSYMGVYALPHDQPQPHQHPQQHHQQTPQHHQTPMDYNSQVTWMLAQRQQEEARQQQERAMNYAKLRTNLQHAIRRGTGLMEEDEEPIVEDVMMSSEGRMDDLNEGMDFDTMDIDLPPSKNRRERSELKPDYFDPASIMDESVLGVSMF from the exons GTGTTGTTAGTGGAGAGATGTTCCGCAACATGCAGAACTCTGAAATTATCAGACGAATGACTGAGGAATTTGATGAG GACAGTGGCGACTACCCTCTTACTATAGCGGGGCCCCTGTGGAAGAAGTTCAAGTCAAGTTTTTGTGAATTCATTTCAGTCCTCGTACGGCAGTGTCAATACAGTATCATCTACGATGAATATATGATGGACACAGTTATCTCGCTTCTCACCGGACTATCAGACTCTCAAGTCAGAGCCTTCAGACACACATCTACACTGGCAG CAATGAAGCTGATGACAGCCCTGGTGAATGTAGCTCTAAACTTGAGCATTAACATGGACAACACCCAGCGACAATACGAGGCAGAGAGGAATAAAATGGTCGCTAAAAGGGCCAATGACAGACTGGAGCTCCTCTTGCAGAAACGTAAAGAG CTCCAAGAAAATCAGGATGAGATTGAAAACATGATGAATGCAATATTCAAAGGAGTCTTTGTACATCGTTatcg TGATTCAATAGCAGAAATCAGAGCCATCTGTATAGAAGAGATTGGAGTTTGGATGAAGCTCTATAGTGATGCCTTCCTTAACGACAGTTATCTCAAGTATGTAGGATGGACCATGCACGATAAG CAAGGTGAGGTACGACTCAAGTGTTTGACAGCTCTCCAGGGTCTGTACTACAACAGAGAGCTTAATGCAAGACTGGAACTCTTCACCAGTCGCTTCAAG GACCGCATTGTCTCCATGACCCTTGATAAGGAGTATGATGTTGCAGTACAAGCAATTAAGTTGCTCACTTTAGTTTTGAA TAGTACAGATGAGGTGTTGACCCCCGAGGATTGTGAGAGTGTCTATCATCTAGTATACTCAGCACACAGGCCTGTTGCTGTTGCAGCAGGAGAATTTCTCTACAAAAA atTGTTTAGCCAGAGGGAACCAGAAGAGGAAGGCGCCCCTAAAAGGAGAGGCAGACAAAGTCCCAATGCCAACCTAATCAAGACCActgtcttcttcttcctggAGAGTGAG CTCCATGAACATGCAGCCTACTTGGTAGACTCTCTCTGGGATTGTGGTCCTGAGTTATTGAAGGACTGGGACTGTATGATCAGCTTATTGTTAGATGACCCATTGCCAGGAGAGGAAG CTCTTACAGATAGACAAGAGACAGCTTTGATTGAAATTATGCTGTGCACTGTACGCCAGGCTGCTGAATGTCACCCCCCTGTGGGAAGAGGCACCGGAAAGCGG GTGATGACAGCTAAAGAAAAGAAGACTCAGCTTGATGACAGAACCAGAATGACGGAGCTCTTTGCTGTGGCTTTGCCCCCTCTACTGGCCAAG TATGCTGTGGATGCAGAGAAAGTGACCAACTTGTTGCAGCTTCCTCAGTTCTTTGACCTGGAAATTTACACCACAGGACGTCTGGAGAAG CATCTCGAAGCCTTGCTCCGCCAAATCAAGGAAATTGTGGAGaagcacacagacactgaAGTTTTGGAGACATGCTCCAAGACCTACCATGCCCTTTGCAATGAAGAGTTCACAATATTTAACAGGGTCGACATTGCCCGCTCCCAGTTGCTGGATGAGCTGGTGGACAAGTTCAACAGGCTACTGGAGGATTTTTTACAAGAG GGTGAAGATACTGATGAAGACGATGCATATCAGGTCTTGTCGACTCTAAAGAGGATCACAGCTTTTCACAA CGCACATGATCTCTCTGGATGGGACCTCTTCACCAGCAACTTTAAGTTGCTCAACACAGGCATAGAGAATGGAGATATGCCCGAGCAG ATCGTCATCCATTCACTGCAGTGTACCCACTATGTGATCCTGTGGCAGTTGGCCAAGTTATCTGAAGGCAGCTCCCGAAAG GAGGACATGGTTACCTTGAGGAAACAGATGAGGGCTTTTTGTATGATGTGTCAAAGGTACCTCACAAATGTCAACACGGCTGTTAAAGAACAG GCATTCACCATCCTTTGTGACCTCCTGCTCATTTTCAGCCACCAGATGGTGGCTGGAGGAAGGGAACACCTTGAGCCCTTAGTTTATTCCCCAGAGGACTCGCTCCAGTCCGAACTGCTCTCCTTCATCCTAAATCATGTCTTCATAGACCAAGATGATGACACCAATAGCACAG ATGGCCAACAGGATGACGAGGCAGTGAAAATTGAAGCGTTACACAAAAGGAGAAACCTCCTGGCTGGCTATTGTAAACTGATCATCTACTGTGTGGTAGAAATGAAAACCGGAgctgacattttcaaacagtACATGAGG tattACAATGATTATGGTGACATCATAAAGGAAACAATGAGCAAGACCCGACAAATTGACAAGATTCAGTGTGCCAAAACCCTCATCCTCAGCCTTCAGCAG cTTTTCAATGAAATGCTGTCAGAGCTGGGCCATGGGTTTGAtcgctcctcctccgccttcTGTGGAATCAAAGAGTTGGCCCGTCGGTTTTCTCTAACCTTTGGCCTTGACCAAGTGAAAACCAGAGATGCCATCGCCATGCTACACAA GGATGGAATAGAGTTTTCCTTTAAGGATCCAAGCCCCCAGGGAGAAGGTGGCCCACCTCTCAACCTGGCCTTCTTAGACATCCTCAGCGAATTCTCCTCTAAACTGATGAGACAAGACAAGAGGACTGT CCACATGTACTTGGAGCGTTTCATGACGTTCCAGATGGCACTGCAAAGAGAGGATTGCTGGCTCCCCCTCATTTCATACAGGAATTCCCTACAGGCCGGTGGTGACGACGACACCATGTCAGTGATGAGTGGTTACTCCAGCAGAGGCTCATCTGTACGTTCGAAAAAGACGAAGGCTCCTGCTGCTTCAACTGGAACTTCTGCAGCAAAGCGAAAGCTTCCAGAAG AAAGCAGTAGCAGTGAGGTGTGGCAGCAGGGCATTCAAACCCCAGTCATGTTGTCATCCCCCCACCACACCTCCACTGCCATGCGAGACCCGAAAAGGGTTCGTGATGACAGCTACATGGGGGTCTACGCCCTCCCACACGACCAGCCACAGCCCCACCAACACCCACAACAACACCACCAACAGACACCTCAGCACCATCAGACCCCAATGGATTACAA TTCCCAAGTGACGTGGATGCTGGCCCAGAGACAGCAAGAAGAGGCTCGTCAGCAGCAGGAAAGAGCCATGAACTACGCCAAGCTCAGGACCAATCTGCAGCACGCTAT ACGTCGTGGCACCGGCCTCatggaagaagatgaagagccCATTGTGGAAgatgtgatgatgtcatctgaGGGTCGCATGGATGACCTCAATGAAGGCATGGACTTTGATACAATGGACATTGACCTG CCTCCATCTAAAAATCGTCGTGAGAGGTCTGAACTCAAGCCGGACTACTTTGACCCTGCCTCTATTATGGATGAGTCG GTCCTGGGAGTGTCTATGTTTTAA
- the stag2b gene encoding cohesin subunit SA-2 isoform X1: protein MIAAPEIPADFPFAQDTDTQFSSDTDFSEDPDGRSSNPVKGKGGKKGKKPAGDKSKGAKGTGRINGHHQENGMENMMLFEVVKLGRSAMQSVVDDWIESYKHDRDVALLDLINFFIQCSGCKGVVSGEMFRNMQNSEIIRRMTEEFDEDSGDYPLTIAGPLWKKFKSSFCEFISVLVRQCQYSIIYDEYMMDTVISLLTGLSDSQVRAFRHTSTLAAMKLMTALVNVALNLSINMDNTQRQYEAERNKMVAKRANDRLELLLQKRKELQENQDEIENMMNAIFKGVFVHRYRDSIAEIRAICIEEIGVWMKLYSDAFLNDSYLKYVGWTMHDKQGEVRLKCLTALQGLYYNRELNARLELFTSRFKDRIVSMTLDKEYDVAVQAIKLLTLVLNSTDEVLTPEDCESVYHLVYSAHRPVAVAAGEFLYKKLFSQREPEEEGAPKRRGRQSPNANLIKTTVFFFLESELHEHAAYLVDSLWDCGPELLKDWDCMISLLLDDPLPGEEALTDRQETALIEIMLCTVRQAAECHPPVGRGTGKRVMTAKEKKTQLDDRTRMTELFAVALPPLLAKYAVDAEKVTNLLQLPQFFDLEIYTTGRLEKHLEALLRQIKEIVEKHTDTEVLETCSKTYHALCNEEFTIFNRVDIARSQLLDELVDKFNRLLEDFLQEGEDTDEDDAYQVLSTLKRITAFHNAHDLSGWDLFTSNFKLLNTGIENGDMPEQIVIHSLQCTHYVILWQLAKLSEGSSRKEDMVTLRKQMRAFCMMCQRYLTNVNTAVKEQAFTILCDLLLIFSHQMVAGGREHLEPLVYSPEDSLQSELLSFILNHVFIDQDDDTNSTDGQQDDEAVKIEALHKRRNLLAGYCKLIIYCVVEMKTGADIFKQYMRYYNDYGDIIKETMSKTRQIDKIQCAKTLILSLQQLFNEMLSELGHGFDRSSSAFCGIKELARRFSLTFGLDQVKTRDAIAMLHKDGIEFSFKDPSPQGEGGPPLNLAFLDILSEFSSKLMRQDKRTVHMYLERFMTFQMALQREDCWLPLISYRNSLQAGGDDDTMSVMSGYSSRGSSVRSKKTKAPAASTGTSAAKRKLPEEESSSSEVWQQGIQTPVMLSSPHHTSTAMRDPKRVRDDSYMGVYALPHDQPQPHQHPQQHHQQTPQHHQTPMDYNSQVTWMLAQRQQEEARQQQERAMNYAKLRTNLQHAIRRGTGLMEEDEEPIVEDVMMSSEGRMDDLNEGMDFDTMDIDLPPSKNRRERSELKPDYFDPASIMDESVLGVSMF, encoded by the exons GTGTTGTTAGTGGAGAGATGTTCCGCAACATGCAGAACTCTGAAATTATCAGACGAATGACTGAGGAATTTGATGAG GACAGTGGCGACTACCCTCTTACTATAGCGGGGCCCCTGTGGAAGAAGTTCAAGTCAAGTTTTTGTGAATTCATTTCAGTCCTCGTACGGCAGTGTCAATACAGTATCATCTACGATGAATATATGATGGACACAGTTATCTCGCTTCTCACCGGACTATCAGACTCTCAAGTCAGAGCCTTCAGACACACATCTACACTGGCAG CAATGAAGCTGATGACAGCCCTGGTGAATGTAGCTCTAAACTTGAGCATTAACATGGACAACACCCAGCGACAATACGAGGCAGAGAGGAATAAAATGGTCGCTAAAAGGGCCAATGACAGACTGGAGCTCCTCTTGCAGAAACGTAAAGAG CTCCAAGAAAATCAGGATGAGATTGAAAACATGATGAATGCAATATTCAAAGGAGTCTTTGTACATCGTTatcg TGATTCAATAGCAGAAATCAGAGCCATCTGTATAGAAGAGATTGGAGTTTGGATGAAGCTCTATAGTGATGCCTTCCTTAACGACAGTTATCTCAAGTATGTAGGATGGACCATGCACGATAAG CAAGGTGAGGTACGACTCAAGTGTTTGACAGCTCTCCAGGGTCTGTACTACAACAGAGAGCTTAATGCAAGACTGGAACTCTTCACCAGTCGCTTCAAG GACCGCATTGTCTCCATGACCCTTGATAAGGAGTATGATGTTGCAGTACAAGCAATTAAGTTGCTCACTTTAGTTTTGAA TAGTACAGATGAGGTGTTGACCCCCGAGGATTGTGAGAGTGTCTATCATCTAGTATACTCAGCACACAGGCCTGTTGCTGTTGCAGCAGGAGAATTTCTCTACAAAAA atTGTTTAGCCAGAGGGAACCAGAAGAGGAAGGCGCCCCTAAAAGGAGAGGCAGACAAAGTCCCAATGCCAACCTAATCAAGACCActgtcttcttcttcctggAGAGTGAG CTCCATGAACATGCAGCCTACTTGGTAGACTCTCTCTGGGATTGTGGTCCTGAGTTATTGAAGGACTGGGACTGTATGATCAGCTTATTGTTAGATGACCCATTGCCAGGAGAGGAAG CTCTTACAGATAGACAAGAGACAGCTTTGATTGAAATTATGCTGTGCACTGTACGCCAGGCTGCTGAATGTCACCCCCCTGTGGGAAGAGGCACCGGAAAGCGG GTGATGACAGCTAAAGAAAAGAAGACTCAGCTTGATGACAGAACCAGAATGACGGAGCTCTTTGCTGTGGCTTTGCCCCCTCTACTGGCCAAG TATGCTGTGGATGCAGAGAAAGTGACCAACTTGTTGCAGCTTCCTCAGTTCTTTGACCTGGAAATTTACACCACAGGACGTCTGGAGAAG CATCTCGAAGCCTTGCTCCGCCAAATCAAGGAAATTGTGGAGaagcacacagacactgaAGTTTTGGAGACATGCTCCAAGACCTACCATGCCCTTTGCAATGAAGAGTTCACAATATTTAACAGGGTCGACATTGCCCGCTCCCAGTTGCTGGATGAGCTGGTGGACAAGTTCAACAGGCTACTGGAGGATTTTTTACAAGAG GGTGAAGATACTGATGAAGACGATGCATATCAGGTCTTGTCGACTCTAAAGAGGATCACAGCTTTTCACAA CGCACATGATCTCTCTGGATGGGACCTCTTCACCAGCAACTTTAAGTTGCTCAACACAGGCATAGAGAATGGAGATATGCCCGAGCAG ATCGTCATCCATTCACTGCAGTGTACCCACTATGTGATCCTGTGGCAGTTGGCCAAGTTATCTGAAGGCAGCTCCCGAAAG GAGGACATGGTTACCTTGAGGAAACAGATGAGGGCTTTTTGTATGATGTGTCAAAGGTACCTCACAAATGTCAACACGGCTGTTAAAGAACAG GCATTCACCATCCTTTGTGACCTCCTGCTCATTTTCAGCCACCAGATGGTGGCTGGAGGAAGGGAACACCTTGAGCCCTTAGTTTATTCCCCAGAGGACTCGCTCCAGTCCGAACTGCTCTCCTTCATCCTAAATCATGTCTTCATAGACCAAGATGATGACACCAATAGCACAG ATGGCCAACAGGATGACGAGGCAGTGAAAATTGAAGCGTTACACAAAAGGAGAAACCTCCTGGCTGGCTATTGTAAACTGATCATCTACTGTGTGGTAGAAATGAAAACCGGAgctgacattttcaaacagtACATGAGG tattACAATGATTATGGTGACATCATAAAGGAAACAATGAGCAAGACCCGACAAATTGACAAGATTCAGTGTGCCAAAACCCTCATCCTCAGCCTTCAGCAG cTTTTCAATGAAATGCTGTCAGAGCTGGGCCATGGGTTTGAtcgctcctcctccgccttcTGTGGAATCAAAGAGTTGGCCCGTCGGTTTTCTCTAACCTTTGGCCTTGACCAAGTGAAAACCAGAGATGCCATCGCCATGCTACACAA GGATGGAATAGAGTTTTCCTTTAAGGATCCAAGCCCCCAGGGAGAAGGTGGCCCACCTCTCAACCTGGCCTTCTTAGACATCCTCAGCGAATTCTCCTCTAAACTGATGAGACAAGACAAGAGGACTGT CCACATGTACTTGGAGCGTTTCATGACGTTCCAGATGGCACTGCAAAGAGAGGATTGCTGGCTCCCCCTCATTTCATACAGGAATTCCCTACAGGCCGGTGGTGACGACGACACCATGTCAGTGATGAGTGGTTACTCCAGCAGAGGCTCATCTGTACGTTCGAAAAAGACGAAGGCTCCTGCTGCTTCAACTGGAACTTCTGCAGCAAAGCGAAAGCTTCCAGAAG AAGAAAGCAGTAGCAGTGAGGTGTGGCAGCAGGGCATTCAAACCCCAGTCATGTTGTCATCCCCCCACCACACCTCCACTGCCATGCGAGACCCGAAAAGGGTTCGTGATGACAGCTACATGGGGGTCTACGCCCTCCCACACGACCAGCCACAGCCCCACCAACACCCACAACAACACCACCAACAGACACCTCAGCACCATCAGACCCCAATGGATTACAA TTCCCAAGTGACGTGGATGCTGGCCCAGAGACAGCAAGAAGAGGCTCGTCAGCAGCAGGAAAGAGCCATGAACTACGCCAAGCTCAGGACCAATCTGCAGCACGCTAT ACGTCGTGGCACCGGCCTCatggaagaagatgaagagccCATTGTGGAAgatgtgatgatgtcatctgaGGGTCGCATGGATGACCTCAATGAAGGCATGGACTTTGATACAATGGACATTGACCTG CCTCCATCTAAAAATCGTCGTGAGAGGTCTGAACTCAAGCCGGACTACTTTGACCCTGCCTCTATTATGGATGAGTCG GTCCTGGGAGTGTCTATGTTTTAA